One Chengkuizengella sediminis DNA segment encodes these proteins:
- a CDS encoding S8 family serine peptidase produces the protein MIQRNYKQFKKHFILMLLVLFAVTSFGLGSVQAQNNEVMNLNDIISDFNGDKSDILLPTDQYNDEDEIRVIIELEGDPAIHFAQSKGLKYKELPSFKKEELQQEIEVEQTDLLSQIGSQGIELDVENQFAIVANGISGMIKYGDISRIESLSGVSSVYIVNKYERPTQKPQMISSKDLVQAKNTWESEYGYKGEGMVIGIIDSGIDPSHKDMIITDDSLVELTSDEVELLASDKQLPGEYFTVKVPYGYNYADKNNEIVDLGAGASMHGMHVAGIAAANGDEENNGIKGVAPEAQLLALKVFGNDPEMQFTYGDIYIKAIDDAIALGTDVINMSLGSTAAFVDADDPEQQAIKRAVDNGVMMAISAGNSGYFAKDFNPFASNPDIGVVGAPGLSYESLQVASIENSEIQLDQMSITVGDETLPIAYKKQSSTPQALDVFGNNEMDVVYVEDGQLDKYEGKDVAGKIVFVVRTGGFFYAQIEGQAEEAGAAGVIVRGRESHGDYVSMALDSPTIPMVTLSISDGNMLEEKVIDAGGTMKVTFTGETLSVPNNRAGQLADSTSWGVTSNLDFKPEITAPGAQILSTLNDDQYGLMSGTSMAAPHVAGGSALVLQRVEEEFPDLEKADKVNMAKNLLMNTSVPITDPEGMLYTPRRQGAGLMQLLSAVNTPVVVTEKITGEAKVALREVDNEFSFTLNATNYSDEDVTYQVSANALTDLVEDGYNLLSTQEIEGVTIEIDTPEVTIPAGGSEDIHINFDISGVEIELNALMENGYFVEGFVTLTDITNLEDDDMSYPVLTVPYVGFHGDWNDPPIIDALRYEDNSFYGFTGLVGSEDFLGYDSATDSYLLVKVAFSPNEDGIDDTVTPILSFLRNSTIVEYSILDEDLKPLRKIRTDYNVRKDYYNGGRADYYSFSSTTEWDGFVKNKLVEDGLYYYQVKTQIDYEGKDPQILQIPVTVDTTAPEINDLNYDSENIDLTIDAEDSGIGINYYVILIEGEQVDSVPYEEDSTTYEFATRPAEGAMIDVIAVDYAGNAVMESTLGEEDEGVPNIFATSPEALGIFDTLAVELSGYITDISEIESLTLTGDTVLDSPITVDLQWNEVENSYDFNTTISFSEDGVHEFYISGSDVVGNEIGFNRMIFVDSTAPTIDVFGLPENGYVAADEEDPTITVNVADNFDELRFLVDGSEEFYHPFIEPYEMRSLSEELELTLPLEMGNNSFILEAVDYAGTVTTEVVSIYKGEEPPGAQIEELTVDPQQYVSMDRPATINATASESILWDVKIVDPEGEEMDLPSSVGDTYETTFEPDEFTLNGTYTVVASGSIDGEDNVYGTEAVFTVYNYPLMIQSVDTLDGNGEAKTNFTQGENVKIQASIKNLGPDTAEDPLIIIQVKDEEESVVYLGFFTLFEIADGATNGAGVQLNDFDEGSYTVDVFVWDQWDTPSALSEANKETVFTIE, from the coding sequence ATGATTCAAAGAAATTATAAGCAGTTCAAAAAGCACTTTATTTTAATGTTACTTGTATTATTTGCAGTTACTAGTTTTGGTTTAGGATCAGTGCAAGCACAGAATAATGAGGTTATGAATTTAAATGATATAATCTCAGACTTTAATGGAGATAAAAGCGACATCCTACTTCCAACAGATCAATACAATGATGAAGATGAAATTCGAGTAATTATTGAATTAGAAGGGGATCCAGCAATACATTTTGCACAAAGTAAAGGCTTGAAATATAAAGAGCTTCCCTCATTTAAAAAAGAAGAACTTCAACAAGAGATTGAAGTGGAGCAAACAGATCTATTATCTCAAATTGGTTCGCAAGGTATTGAGCTAGATGTTGAAAATCAATTTGCAATTGTAGCAAATGGGATAAGCGGAATGATAAAGTATGGAGATATTTCTCGAATAGAATCGCTTTCTGGAGTTTCTTCAGTATATATTGTTAATAAATACGAACGTCCAACTCAGAAACCGCAAATGATATCCAGCAAGGATTTAGTCCAGGCGAAAAATACATGGGAATCCGAATATGGATACAAGGGTGAAGGGATGGTCATCGGTATTATTGATTCAGGTATAGACCCTTCACATAAAGATATGATTATAACAGATGATAGTTTAGTAGAATTAACTTCCGATGAAGTAGAGTTGCTAGCTTCAGATAAACAGCTGCCAGGAGAATATTTTACAGTTAAGGTTCCATATGGTTATAACTACGCTGATAAAAACAATGAGATTGTAGATTTAGGTGCCGGGGCATCTATGCATGGTATGCACGTTGCAGGAATTGCAGCAGCAAATGGTGACGAAGAAAACAATGGGATTAAAGGGGTTGCCCCAGAGGCTCAATTGTTAGCTTTAAAGGTTTTTGGAAATGATCCTGAAATGCAATTTACTTATGGTGATATTTATATTAAAGCCATTGATGATGCGATTGCATTAGGTACTGATGTTATTAATATGAGTTTAGGTTCTACAGCAGCGTTTGTTGATGCTGATGATCCAGAACAACAAGCTATTAAACGAGCTGTAGATAATGGAGTGATGATGGCTATATCAGCTGGAAACTCTGGATACTTCGCTAAAGATTTTAATCCTTTTGCTTCAAACCCTGATATTGGTGTAGTAGGAGCGCCAGGTTTATCTTATGAATCTTTACAGGTTGCATCGATAGAAAATTCTGAAATTCAATTAGATCAAATGTCAATAACGGTAGGAGATGAAACACTACCAATTGCATATAAAAAACAAAGCAGCACTCCGCAGGCACTGGATGTGTTTGGTAACAATGAAATGGATGTTGTTTATGTAGAAGATGGACAACTGGATAAATATGAAGGCAAAGATGTTGCAGGAAAAATTGTGTTTGTAGTTCGTACGGGTGGTTTTTTCTACGCTCAGATTGAAGGACAAGCTGAAGAAGCAGGAGCTGCGGGGGTTATTGTTCGCGGTAGAGAGTCACATGGTGACTACGTTAGTATGGCACTAGATAGTCCAACGATCCCAATGGTTACTTTAAGTATATCAGATGGAAATATGCTAGAAGAAAAAGTGATAGATGCTGGAGGTACGATGAAGGTTACCTTTACAGGGGAAACGTTGAGTGTACCAAATAATAGAGCTGGTCAGTTGGCAGATTCAACGTCTTGGGGTGTCACATCAAACTTAGACTTTAAACCTGAAATCACGGCTCCAGGGGCACAAATTTTATCTACATTAAACGATGATCAATATGGTTTAATGAGTGGTACTTCCATGGCTGCACCACATGTTGCAGGGGGATCTGCACTTGTATTACAACGTGTTGAAGAAGAATTCCCTGATTTAGAAAAAGCAGACAAAGTAAATATGGCTAAAAATCTATTAATGAATACATCCGTACCTATTACAGACCCGGAAGGTATGTTATATACTCCACGTCGTCAAGGTGCAGGTTTAATGCAACTTCTTTCTGCAGTGAATACACCAGTTGTTGTAACAGAGAAAATAACAGGAGAAGCAAAAGTTGCTCTAAGAGAGGTTGATAATGAGTTTTCATTTACGTTAAATGCAACTAACTATAGCGATGAGGATGTAACCTATCAAGTTAGCGCCAATGCTTTAACGGATTTAGTAGAAGATGGTTATAATCTATTGTCTACTCAAGAAATAGAAGGTGTTACGATCGAAATTGATACACCTGAAGTTACTATACCAGCTGGTGGTAGTGAAGATATTCATATTAATTTCGATATTTCGGGTGTAGAAATTGAATTAAATGCATTAATGGAAAACGGTTATTTTGTAGAAGGTTTTGTAACGTTAACAGATATTACGAATTTAGAAGACGACGATATGTCTTATCCAGTTCTTACAGTACCATACGTTGGTTTTCATGGGGATTGGAACGATCCACCAATTATTGATGCGCTCAGATATGAAGACAATTCTTTCTATGGATTTACTGGTTTAGTAGGTTCTGAGGATTTCCTTGGATATGATAGTGCTACAGATTCGTATTTGCTAGTAAAGGTTGCTTTTTCTCCAAATGAAGATGGCATCGATGATACGGTTACACCTATATTATCTTTTTTAAGAAACTCTACTATAGTTGAATACAGTATTCTTGATGAGGATTTAAAACCATTAAGAAAAATAAGAACAGATTATAATGTTAGAAAAGATTACTATAATGGCGGAAGAGCTGATTATTATTCGTTTTCATCTACAACAGAATGGGACGGTTTTGTTAAAAATAAATTAGTAGAAGATGGTTTATATTATTATCAAGTTAAGACTCAAATTGATTACGAGGGGAAAGATCCACAGATATTACAAATTCCTGTAACAGTGGATACAACAGCACCTGAAATTAATGATTTGAATTATGATTCTGAGAATATTGATCTAACTATTGATGCAGAAGATAGTGGAATAGGTATTAATTATTATGTAATTTTAATAGAAGGAGAGCAAGTAGATTCTGTACCGTATGAAGAAGACTCTACAACATATGAATTTGCAACTAGACCTGCTGAAGGAGCAATGATTGATGTAATCGCGGTAGATTATGCAGGAAACGCAGTAATGGAATCTACTTTAGGAGAAGAAGATGAAGGGGTTCCGAATATTTTTGCAACTTCTCCGGAAGCATTAGGAATATTTGATACGTTAGCTGTCGAGTTATCAGGATATATTACAGATATTTCTGAAATTGAAAGCTTAACACTAACAGGAGATACGGTGCTTGATTCTCCGATAACCGTAGATTTACAGTGGAATGAAGTAGAAAATAGTTATGATTTTAATACAACAATCTCATTTTCAGAAGATGGAGTACATGAATTTTATATATCAGGATCAGATGTAGTTGGGAATGAAATTGGATTTAATCGAATGATCTTTGTTGATTCAACAGCTCCAACGATTGATGTTTTTGGACTTCCTGAGAATGGATATGTAGCAGCAGATGAAGAAGATCCAACAATAACTGTAAATGTAGCAGATAATTTTGATGAATTACGATTCTTAGTGGATGGCAGTGAAGAGTTCTATCATCCATTCATAGAACCTTATGAAATGAGATCTTTATCTGAGGAATTAGAATTAACACTTCCTTTAGAAATGGGCAATAACTCATTTATTTTGGAAGCGGTAGATTATGCTGGTACAGTAACTACAGAAGTTGTATCCATTTATAAAGGAGAAGAACCTCCAGGAGCACAAATTGAGGAATTAACCGTTGATCCTCAACAATATGTAAGCATGGACAGACCTGCTACTATTAATGCCACTGCAAGCGAGTCTATTCTATGGGATGTTAAAATAGTAGATCCAGAAGGTGAAGAAATGGACCTTCCATCAAGTGTAGGGGATACGTACGAAACCACATTTGAACCAGATGAATTTACATTGAACGGAACTTATACAGTGGTAGCATCAGGTTCGATTGATGGAGAGGATAATGTGTATGGAACTGAAGCGGTATTTACAGTATATAACTACCCATTAATGATTCAATCTGTAGATACATTAGATGGGAATGGAGAAGCAAAGACTAATTTCACCCAAGGTGAGAATGTTAAAATACAAGCTAGCATTAAAAACTTAGGACCAGATACTGCTGAAGATCCTTTAATTATAATTCAAGTCAAAGATGAAGAGGAATCAGTAGTTTATTTAGGGTTCTTTACTTTATTTGAAATTGCCGATGGTGCTACAAATGGTGCAGGAGTACAGTTAAATGATTTTGATGAAGGATCGTATACTGTTGATGTATTTGTTTGGGATCAGTGGGATACTCCTTCTGCTCTATCGGAAGCTAATAAAGAAACCGTGTTTACTATAGAATAG
- a CDS encoding S-layer homology domain-containing protein has translation MKKVFIIILLLSLIFGNMMLSLAQDTTSVDKSVDEKQVEEGQSETPSDGMEEASINADVNISTDQQSYIPEDTVVITGNILVNQQLMSEIDVLLTINEGMNGIFTGQTKTDANGNYEFTYRIPEDANPGEYIVTVTSLQQSSELTFEVIQNNPEEPEEPEEPEEPEEPIQIELTVTADPNKYYQGDTVVILGKLLTINDEPVSDAVVFITVETNDQQIFSDDVITNEEGFYAITFDLSEEAIEGEYEVLATHESQLVRSTFEVEELDEQPTPTEKELTVSAKKSKYNPGDEVSISGKVKKDGKSASSIDVLITIERNGQELFAGQETTNGQGKYSLNYKLGLDASIGEYDISATSVGITENTTFDVELKQSDNSSGGNDNPSSGSSSNTPPTEEVEDEILLVKEADIKDQLNSNLKQNVEINLNDNTGDKVLVEINKDILNKIQDANKSLVIEKENIKINISPETLKGIIGLSGNDITFSMDKVDPKKLTKANTGQTIVSDIVDLKITTKKNSNSTEISSFNEPIEIAININQILAKDTRKVAGYVLNEKENEWEYVGGKVKNGVLIIKTTHFSKYTAISNDKTFSDIQNLNWAKDAIEVLASRGIIKGTSDDTFAPSDELTRAQFALLVVRALNIPLEEFKGAFIDVPESLTWSVLEIEAAQRSGIVQGISEGIFEPNEKISREQMATMIIRAINYKNPALVDIKEELLFNDTSEIHEYALDAVSTAVSLGILNGKADNSFAPRDFATRAEAAVLLYNLLNTLEQ, from the coding sequence TTGAAGAAGGTTTTTATAATCATCCTATTATTGTCTCTAATTTTTGGAAATATGATGTTAAGTTTAGCACAGGATACAACGTCTGTTGATAAATCAGTTGATGAAAAGCAGGTTGAAGAAGGACAAAGTGAAACACCATCTGACGGAATGGAAGAAGCTTCGATCAATGCAGATGTAAACATTTCAACGGATCAACAATCTTATATTCCAGAAGACACTGTAGTCATAACGGGAAATATTTTGGTGAATCAACAACTGATGAGTGAGATCGATGTATTACTCACGATTAATGAAGGCATGAATGGAATATTCACAGGTCAAACTAAAACAGATGCTAATGGGAATTATGAATTTACTTATAGAATTCCAGAAGATGCTAATCCAGGTGAATATATTGTAACTGTAACATCTCTACAACAATCTAGTGAACTAACTTTTGAAGTTATACAAAATAATCCAGAAGAACCAGAAGAACCAGAAGAACCAGAAGAACCAGAAGAACCAATACAAATAGAATTAACAGTTACAGCAGATCCAAATAAGTATTATCAGGGAGATACAGTAGTTATTTTAGGTAAACTCCTAACAATAAACGATGAGCCCGTAAGCGATGCTGTAGTTTTTATTACGGTTGAAACAAATGATCAGCAAATTTTTAGTGACGATGTTATCACTAATGAAGAAGGTTTCTATGCAATTACATTTGATCTTTCTGAAGAAGCTATAGAAGGAGAATATGAGGTATTAGCAACACATGAGTCACAGTTAGTCAGATCTACTTTTGAAGTAGAGGAACTGGATGAACAACCTACACCAACGGAAAAAGAACTGACCGTTTCAGCAAAGAAATCTAAATATAATCCAGGTGATGAAGTTTCAATCTCTGGTAAGGTAAAGAAAGATGGTAAGTCCGCGAGTTCTATTGACGTTCTGATTACAATTGAAAGGAACGGACAAGAATTATTTGCAGGTCAAGAGACTACAAATGGGCAAGGTAAATATTCATTAAATTATAAGCTGGGTTTAGATGCAAGCATAGGGGAGTATGATATCTCAGCAACTTCTGTAGGTATAACAGAGAACACTACGTTTGACGTTGAATTAAAACAATCAGACAATTCTTCAGGAGGAAATGATAATCCTAGTAGTGGCAGCAGTAGTAATACACCTCCTACAGAAGAAGTAGAAGATGAGATTTTACTCGTTAAAGAAGCTGATATTAAGGATCAATTGAATAGTAATCTTAAACAAAATGTAGAAATTAATTTAAATGATAACACAGGCGACAAGGTTTTAGTTGAAATTAATAAGGATATATTAAATAAAATACAAGATGCAAATAAATCATTAGTTATTGAGAAAGAAAATATTAAAATAAATATTTCACCTGAAACACTAAAAGGGATTATTGGGCTATCTGGTAATGATATTACATTTTCTATGGATAAAGTAGATCCAAAAAAATTAACGAAAGCTAATACAGGACAGACTATCGTTTCAGATATTGTAGACTTAAAAATTACAACTAAGAAAAATTCTAATTCAACTGAAATTTCATCCTTTAATGAACCTATTGAAATTGCAATAAATATAAATCAAATTTTAGCAAAGGATACAAGAAAAGTAGCGGGTTATGTGTTAAATGAGAAAGAGAATGAATGGGAATATGTAGGTGGTAAAGTGAAAAATGGTGTATTAATTATTAAAACTACACATTTTTCAAAGTACACTGCAATTTCTAATGATAAGACATTTTCCGATATACAGAATTTAAATTGGGCTAAAGACGCGATTGAGGTGTTAGCTTCTAGAGGTATTATTAAAGGCACTTCGGATGATACATTTGCACCTTCAGATGAACTAACAAGAGCTCAATTTGCATTACTTGTAGTACGTGCATTGAATATACCACTAGAGGAATTTAAAGGTGCTTTTATTGATGTTCCTGAAAGTTTAACTTGGAGCGTTCTTGAAATAGAAGCTGCGCAAAGATCGGGTATTGTTCAAGGGATTTCAGAAGGAATATTTGAACCAAATGAAAAAATTTCACGTGAACAAATGGCTACAATGATCATTCGTGCAATAAATTATAAAAACCCTGCACTTGTTGATATTAAAGAAGAATTATTATTCAATGATACTTCGGAAATTCATGAGTACGCTTTAGATGCAGTTTCAACTGCTGTTAGTCTAGGAATCTTAAACGGAAAAGCAGATAATAGTTTTGCTCCTAGAGACTTTGCAACTAGAGCAGAGGCTGCTGTATTGTTATATAACTTATTGAACACATTGGAACAATGA
- a CDS encoding sodium:calcium antiporter, whose amino-acid sequence MVYFLFFIAASCTIFLAIKLSKYVDVIKEKSSVNGVLLGLMLGGATSLPEITTSVTSIVINNPDIATGNVLGSNLFNFMILAVVDIIFRKTRIFNYSNKQNMMTNILVMLLLIFISVSIYFKISYHIFGIGLDSIVLVLVYGLGMWFISKVENIPTTQPIKDSKKYEKFTLKRAIISFIFAAIFILVFGSILTISADKIATLTGIDASFIGTFLVAASTSLPEAVCIIVAIRLLNYNLAIGSILGSNTFNILILIFTDVLYRKGSLLYHSSPNHLYTVTGTFVLAVICTYGLIRKQSKNNFTYVLPSILVVISYFVVSYLMFIQAK is encoded by the coding sequence ATGGTTTATTTCCTCTTTTTTATTGCAGCAAGTTGTACTATTTTTTTGGCAATAAAGCTCTCTAAATATGTGGATGTGATTAAAGAAAAATCGTCCGTTAATGGAGTGTTATTAGGGCTTATGCTTGGTGGGGCTACATCATTACCAGAAATCACTACAAGTGTGACTTCCATTGTGATTAATAATCCAGATATTGCGACTGGAAATGTGTTAGGCAGCAATTTGTTCAACTTTATGATTTTAGCAGTTGTAGATATCATATTTAGAAAGACCCGAATATTTAACTATTCAAACAAACAAAATATGATGACGAACATCCTCGTTATGTTACTTTTAATCTTTATTTCAGTTTCTATATATTTTAAAATATCGTACCACATTTTTGGTATTGGATTAGATTCAATTGTGTTAGTGCTTGTGTATGGTTTAGGGATGTGGTTTATTTCTAAAGTTGAAAATATTCCTACAACACAACCTATAAAAGATTCTAAAAAGTATGAAAAATTCACTTTAAAAAGAGCGATTATATCCTTTATTTTTGCGGCTATATTCATTTTAGTATTTGGTTCAATATTAACTATCTCAGCCGATAAAATCGCAACGTTGACTGGAATTGATGCTTCATTTATTGGGACATTTTTAGTTGCAGCAAGTACAAGTTTGCCTGAAGCGGTTTGTATTATTGTTGCAATACGACTTTTAAATTATAATTTAGCTATTGGATCGATTCTAGGAAGTAACACCTTTAATATTTTAATTTTAATATTTACAGATGTGTTGTATAGAAAAGGCAGCTTATTATACCATTCTAGCCCAAATCACTTATATACTGTTACTGGTACATTCGTACTTGCAGTAATATGTACGTATGGATTGATTAGGAAACAATCAAAAAATAATTTTACGTATGTTCTACCGAGTATCTTGGTAGTGATAAGTTATTTTGTTGTTAGTTATTTAATGTTCATTCAAGCAAAATAA
- a CDS encoding M4 family metallopeptidase, translating into MKKNRLVSLILSIALTLGVFLLPISSNVNAESIKEDKSKQLQKLNKMLEKSDKSNKKFKVSWDEKKGIPRFISGELSDQNIDVLDFLDENKDVFQLDAGEFEVKSVETDKLGMTHYRTKQSVDGIPVYGAELIIHTDKNGIITAINGQAEPKLEKKKWNKSVKLSKKDAINVAKKNLSFTPDENTFTVEPTSELYLYEHENKWQPVYVVELQFMEPYLGREFFYIDAKKGKVLKSVNRIVDAAETGTGTGVHGDTKTLNTYLSQGLYYLHDTTKPMNGVIRTYDAQNTETPLDNFNPSPGVYVTDDNNNFSSSVQRAAVDAHFYAGIVYDYYLNKHSRNSYDNNGADIISSVHLGQNVENAFWTGSQMVYGDGNGSTTTSLSASLDVVAHELTHAVTDSSANLEYEFQSGALNESFSDVFGILAEVEYEGSTEWLIGEDIFIARNDAIRSMEDPTIFGYPDHMDDFRVLPNTREGDWGGVHINSSITNKAFYNVATNIGFDKSGEIYYRALTSYLTQFSQFEDARNALLQSATDIFGENSVEYNAVADGLAAVGIGDSTTIPTDDTFEPNNTLNDAYSISSGVSYTSYISTSSDVDFYTFTTGGSGDISIDLTSLPLDYDLYLFNSSGVELDKSINGSTSSESILYTASGADTFYLQVVGYNGANSTNSYILSATFPEEQLGEWFYENVSYDTPHPYPNNHTETYTYSKPGAQQVAIHFSTFATEASYDFVHIKDKNGSTVASYDGSQSAFWVTVDGDEISATLETDFSVTEYGFTIDQVAYFSDGALAAGLLNNIQTFDHLIQDSNKATAEDYIVPDKGPEKMD; encoded by the coding sequence ATGAAAAAGAACAGATTAGTTTCATTGATATTATCTATAGCTCTTACACTTGGCGTATTTCTTTTACCAATTTCCAGCAATGTTAATGCAGAATCTATTAAGGAGGACAAATCAAAACAACTCCAAAAACTCAATAAGATGCTTGAAAAATCAGATAAATCGAATAAAAAGTTTAAGGTCTCTTGGGACGAGAAAAAAGGAATTCCTCGATTTATTTCTGGAGAGTTGTCTGATCAAAACATTGATGTTTTAGATTTTCTTGATGAAAATAAAGATGTTTTTCAACTGGATGCCGGTGAATTTGAAGTAAAATCTGTTGAGACTGATAAGCTGGGCATGACTCATTATCGTACAAAACAATCGGTAGATGGTATTCCAGTTTATGGTGCTGAATTAATCATTCACACAGATAAAAATGGAATTATTACAGCGATTAATGGACAAGCAGAACCGAAACTAGAGAAGAAAAAATGGAATAAATCAGTAAAACTTTCTAAAAAAGATGCTATTAATGTAGCAAAGAAAAATTTAAGCTTTACACCTGATGAGAATACTTTCACAGTAGAGCCAACTTCAGAACTATACTTATATGAACATGAAAACAAATGGCAACCTGTATATGTGGTAGAGTTACAATTTATGGAGCCTTATCTTGGTAGAGAATTTTTCTATATTGATGCTAAAAAAGGTAAAGTATTAAAATCCGTAAATAGAATTGTTGATGCGGCAGAAACAGGTACTGGAACTGGTGTACATGGTGACACAAAAACACTTAATACTTACTTATCTCAAGGTTTATATTATTTGCACGATACTACAAAACCGATGAATGGTGTGATTAGAACTTATGATGCACAAAACACAGAAACTCCTCTAGATAATTTCAACCCAAGTCCTGGTGTTTATGTGACAGACGATAATAATAATTTTAGTTCGTCAGTTCAACGTGCAGCTGTTGATGCACACTTTTATGCTGGGATCGTGTATGATTACTACTTAAATAAGCATAGTCGAAACAGTTATGATAACAATGGTGCTGATATTATTTCAAGTGTACATTTAGGACAAAACGTTGAAAACGCTTTCTGGACAGGCTCACAAATGGTTTACGGTGATGGAAATGGGAGTACTACCACCTCTCTATCAGCTTCTTTAGATGTTGTAGCACACGAATTAACACATGCTGTTACTGACTCTTCAGCAAATTTAGAATATGAATTTCAATCTGGTGCTTTAAATGAATCTTTCTCTGATGTATTTGGCATCTTAGCTGAGGTAGAGTATGAAGGTTCAACAGAATGGTTAATTGGAGAAGATATTTTCATTGCTCGTAATGATGCAATCAGAAGTATGGAAGATCCAACAATTTTTGGATATCCTGATCATATGGATGACTTTAGAGTACTGCCTAATACAAGGGAAGGTGATTGGGGAGGCGTACACATTAATAGCTCAATCACGAACAAAGCATTTTATAATGTTGCTACAAACATAGGCTTTGATAAGTCAGGGGAAATATATTACAGAGCATTAACTTCATATTTAACACAGTTTTCACAATTTGAAGATGCACGTAATGCACTGTTGCAATCAGCTACTGATATATTCGGAGAAAATAGTGTAGAATATAATGCGGTCGCAGATGGTTTGGCTGCTGTAGGTATTGGTGATTCTACTACAATCCCTACTGATGACACCTTTGAACCTAACAATACATTAAATGATGCGTATTCAATTTCAAGTGGTGTGTCATATACTTCATATATTTCTACTTCAAGTGATGTAGACTTCTACACCTTTACAACTGGAGGATCTGGAGATATCTCCATAGACTTAACAAGTTTACCTTTAGATTATGACCTTTATTTATTCAATAGCAGCGGAGTTGAATTGGATAAATCCATAAATGGGAGCACATCAAGTGAATCTATCCTATATACAGCATCAGGTGCAGATACATTCTATCTTCAAGTTGTTGGCTACAACGGTGCTAATAGTACCAACTCTTATATCTTAAGCGCTACTTTTCCAGAGGAACAACTAGGTGAGTGGTTCTATGAGAATGTAAGTTATGATACACCTCATCCTTATCCAAATAATCATACGGAAACTTACACTTATTCAAAACCTGGAGCACAGCAAGTTGCTATTCATTTTTCAACTTTTGCAACTGAAGCAAGTTATGATTTTGTTCATATTAAAGATAAAAATGGAAGTACGGTAGCAAGTTATGATGGATCTCAAAGTGCGTTCTGGGTTACTGTAGATGGAGATGAAATCAGCGCTACTTTAGAAACAGACTTTAGTGTTACTGAATATGGATTCACAATTGATCAAGTTGCCTATTTCAGTGATGGAGCTTTAGCAGCAGGTCTTTTGAATAATATTCAAACATTTGATCATTTAATCCAAGATTCAAACAAAGCAACTGCGGAAGATTATATCGTTCCTGATAAAGGACCAGAAAAAATGGATTAA